The sequence AAGATGAAGACATCAGAGGTGGCTCCAAAGACGCGGTCGCTGGGGTTCCACTGATGGCGCAACGAGGCCGTCAGCAGGACGTCCTTCTCCGCGAGGTAGCCGCTGAGGGGCTTGCGCACCACGTACCGGTTTTCCATCAGGCCCAGGTGCTTCTGGCTGGCCCAGGTGGCGGTGGCGCGGGGGCCCAGCGCTTCAAATGGGTGCGAGGCCCGCATCGTGTAGTCGATGCCGGTGTACCACGCCCCGCGGTCGATGGAGCCGCTCGCCACATTGTCGGGGTCGATCAGGTTGGGCTCGTCGCCGCCCGAGAAGAGGACCTGCGGCCACAGCGTAAGCATGTAGTCGGTGCGGAACTGCCCGAACAGGTAGGTGCCGCGCGACCACATGCCGCCGCCAAACCCGAAGTTGCTAGCATACAGGGCCAGCGGGCGGTAGCCCACGGCGTAATGGTCCCACGATTGTTGTGGGCCGCGGAGGAAGCGGGCCTCCAGCGGAAACTCGTAGCTGTTGTTGAGCCGATTCACATCGGGCGTTTGCTGCAGCGGGTCAATCTCGGCGTTGGTCACGCGCGCGGGGACCTGCACGGTCACTTTGCGCTTCGGGTACACCCAGGGCCACGGCTCGGTCACAATCCAGTCGTCGGGCACCGGCTTGTGGCCGTGCATGATAAGCAGCGGGACGTTGACCCATTGCGTGGAGCCGTCGGCCAGCGTCAGCTTGACGTCCTGCGGCATGGCGATGGGCGCCCTCCGCTCCAGGTGGAGCGTGGCCTCGTAGCCGGTGCCGGTGGGCTGTTGGGTGATGTCGTTGAGGGCGTAATCGAGCGTGCGCGTCGTGTTGGTAAACTGCTCGAAGTACCAATCCAGCCGCAGCCCGCTCACATCCTCGGCGTAATCTTCGAGTTCGTACGGATCGGGGTGTTCAAATTTGCTCTCGTTGTAGTAATGCTTCAGCCAGGCGCCGCGCAGCGAATCGGAGATCACGTAGCCCATCATGTTGACGAGCATCGCGCCGCCGGGGTACGCGGCAATGCCGTAGCCGAAGTTGGTCTGAAACCAGTCGGCCGGAGTGCTGAGGCGCTCGAACAGGCCCAGGTCCTGTGCAAAGAGGACGCTGAGGTACGAGCCCCGATGCGACGGATTGTCCAGCCCCATAACGTGGCCCACGCCCTCCGTATCCATGTAGCTGGTAAAGCCCTCATCCATCCAGGCGTAGTCGGCCTCGTTGGAGCCCATGGTAGCGTAAAACCACTCGTGCGCCGCCTCGTGGGCGGTAACGCCGAGTAGCGATCGCAGCCCGCGCCGCCCGGTGATAAGGTTGAGCATCGGATACTCCATGCCCCCGTCGCCGCCTTGTGCTACCGTAAACTGCGGGTACGGGTAGGGCCCAATCTCCTGGCTAAAGAACTGGATGAGCGACGGCACCCACTGCTCCATGCGGCGCCAGCGCTCCTCCACGCCGGGCTGAAAGAGGAGGTGATACGTGTAGTTGTCGTCCGAAAGCTGCTTGTGGATGTAGTCGGGGTCGGCGGCCCAGGCAAAGTCGTGCACGTTGTGCGCCACAAAGCGCCACGTGAGGGAATCGGAGGGGGCGGCGGTGCAGTCTTCGGGGCGATAGGTGGTAGCGCCTGCGCCGTAGCCGTGACCAACCGCCTCCGGGTTTTGCAGGACGCCCGTTCCGCCGATGGTATAGCAGGCCGGAAGTGTGATGTCCACGTTGAAGGTGCCATAGGGCGCGTAGAACTCGCGGCCCACGTAGGGGTCGGCGTGCCAGCCGCGCTCGTCGTACGCTGCCATTTTGGGGTACCACTGCGTCATCGAGTAGTCGATGCCTTCCATGTTGTCGCGGCCGCTGCGGCGCGTTTGGAGCGGCACCTGCGAGCGAAAGCGCATCCGAAACGTGGTGGAGGTGCCCGGCGGAATGGGATGCGCCAGCTTCACCTCCATCACCGTATCCCGAATCTTGAACGTAACCGGCGTGCCGTCTTGCGTGAGCGACTGAATGCGGTGCCAGCCGACTTCCTTGGGGCCAAGGTTGAAAATGCGCGGCACGATGCGGTCGTCCGGGTCGGGGAGGTGGCGGTTGCGCTCCGCCATCATCGAGGTGGGCTGAAACGCGTTAAAGTACAGGTGATAGTACACGCGGCGGAGCGTATCCGGCGAGTTGTTGGTGTACACAAGGCGCTGCGTGCCGTGTACGCGGTGGCGGTCGGCCTTCAACGAGATGTCCATCGTGTATTCAACGTGCTGCGCCCAGGTGTCGGGGGTTTGGGCGGTAGCGCACGGCGCCGTGAGGAGAAGCGCAAGGAGCAGGAGAAGGGGGCGACGGAGCATGGGCAACAACGGTTCGGAAAGCAGGGATACGTATGCGACCTGGTCGCATCATCGGAAGATAGGAAAGCGTTTCAGTAGAATCAAACGTTGGGGTCGCAGATTGGCGAAACCTTCGGAATCACGTATGGCGCACCGGTCGTTTTCGTACCGTTGATCCTTTCAAACCTGCTTGTGCTGCCATGTCCGATGCCGCCACCTGTCCGTCCTGCGGGGCCCGCGTGTCTCCCAACCAGGCTGCCTGCGACCTGTGCGGGACGCCGCTCGTTGCGGAGGCCGACGAGCCGCGCCCGCCTGCTTCCGACGATATGCCCGGTACGGCCTGCCCCTCGTGCGGCTCCACCAACCCCGCGGGGGCGCAGTTTTGCAACCAGTGCGGCGCTGGGCTAGCGAGCGACGAGGCGGCAGGCGAAGCGTCGGCAGATGAAGGAGCAGAAGGTATTGCGGGGGCGCGCCCCGTGCAGGCCGATCTGCCGCGCGGGAAGGCCCCGGCGTCGCCTGACGAATCTGCTGCGGCTCCGGAGGCTCCCGCCGACGTCCAGGGGCCACCGGTGGCGTGGGTTGTGGGCGGCGCGGTGGCGGTGGTGCTGGTGCTGTTTGGCGTTACGCTGTGGAGCCAACAAACGTGGCCCGAGACGCCGTCGGAGGGCCCCACCACGGCCACGCAGGCATCGGCCGAGCAAACGGCGGCCCTCCCCGATCTGGTAACGCAGTACAGCGCAGCCGTGCCCGAGGCCCTGGTGCCCCAGATTGATTCCCTGAGGCGCGCCATTGCACAGGCCAGCGGTGCGCCGCAGCAACAGGTGCGCCAAGCGCTGGTGAACGTGTACATTGGCGCCGGGCAGAACGGACGGGCTGCGCTTGTGCAGCGCCGGTTGGCGCGGCAAACCGGCACGGCGGCCGACTGGCAGCGGGCGGGCGACCTGCTCTATGCGTGGCTCGACCGCGTGAGCAACCAGCCCCAGGGCATGCCACGGACGGCGATCACGGCTACGGCCGATGCCATTGTGCAGGCGTACGAAAAGGTGCTTGCGCAACAGCCCAACAACCTGGATGTGCGCACCGAGATGGCCACGGCGCTTCTGCAAACCAATCAGCCCATGCGCGGCGTGCAGGAGATTAACCGGGTGCTTGCACAAGATCCGGAGCACTACCAGGCGCGCTTCAACAAGGGCATCATGCTTGTGATGATTGGGCGCGCACAAGAGGCGATTGCGGAGTTTGAGAAGGTGCAGGAGATTGTGGGCGCCGGGTCGCCGTACTACAAGCAAGCCGCGCAAGCCATCGAAACGATTCAGGCGCGCCTGCAGGCCGATTCGAGTGCCACGCCGCGTACGGGAGCACGCCCCGTGCCCTCTCGTTAGCATGCTGGCTCTACTCCGCTGATTGCTCCTCCTGTCTGGTTTATGGCTTCCGATGCCGCCGCGCTTGCGCCGGGTACGCTGCTTTTGGCCGCGCCCGTGCTGCAAGATCCAAACTTTCGCCGTACGGTGGTGCTGCTCTGCGAGCACAACCCCAACGGCACGTTCGGGCTCACGCTGAACCGCCCGCTCGATGCCACCCTGAGCGATGTCATCGAGGGCTTTTTCGTCAACGATCCGACGATTTATCTGGGCGGGCCGGTGCAGCGCGACACGCTGCACTACGTCCATCGCCGCGCCGAGGCCATTCCCGATGGCATTCCGCTGACGGACACCGTGCACTGGGGCGGCGACTTTGAGGCGGTGCAGGCCGAAATTCAACGCGATGACGCGGCTACTGAGGACCTGCGGTTTTTCTTGGGCTACGCGGGCTGGTCGCCCGGACAACTGGCGTCGGAGCTAGAGGAGCACGCCTGGGTGGTGGTGCCAGAGGCTGCCGATCTGATCTTCGAGACGCCGCCCGACCGGCTGTGGAGCGCGGCGATGCGACGCAAGGGCGGCGAGCACGCCCTGTGGGCCAACTTTCCCGACAACCCGCGCATGAACTGACGGCCCGCTCGCGGGCGTTACGGGGCAATGCGGCCGGTCTGTTCGCCGTAGCCCGTGAGCTCCACGTAGCCCGTTCCGCGCACCGGCACGCCGCCCTGTGTGCCCGTGACGCGCACGGCGCCCTCCCAGTAACGCACCGAGGTGGTAAGCTCCTGGTTCGGAAAGCGCGCGTCCACCGTGAGGTCAAGCTGCTGCCCCGGCACCTGCAGCCGCCACGTTACTGGATAGGTGCGCGCGCCATCGGGCGTCGTCCAGGTATCGAGCACCGTAAGGGCCACCTCCTCGCGGGTGAGGCTCGTCTTTTGTGCGCTGGGATCCACCCACGCGCCCTCGCTAAAGCGGCTGGGGCGGCCGCTGGCGGTGCGGAGCTGGTAGTACATCAGGTCGTAGCCCGAGTCAAGCTGCAGCGCAAACCAGTCCCAGCCCACCTGGTTGGCCCCCAGCGCGCTCGTGCTCCACTCGC comes from Salisaeta longa DSM 21114 and encodes:
- a CDS encoding zinc-ribbon domain-containing protein; this encodes MSDAATCPSCGARVSPNQAACDLCGTPLVAEADEPRPPASDDMPGTACPSCGSTNPAGAQFCNQCGAGLASDEAAGEASADEGAEGIAGARPVQADLPRGKAPASPDESAAAPEAPADVQGPPVAWVVGGAVAVVLVLFGVTLWSQQTWPETPSEGPTTATQASAEQTAALPDLVTQYSAAVPEALVPQIDSLRRAIAQASGAPQQQVRQALVNVYIGAGQNGRAALVQRRLARQTGTAADWQRAGDLLYAWLDRVSNQPQGMPRTAITATADAIVQAYEKVLAQQPNNLDVRTEMATALLQTNQPMRGVQEINRVLAQDPEHYQARFNKGIMLVMIGRAQEAIAEFEKVQEIVGAGSPYYKQAAQAIETIQARLQADSSATPRTGARPVPSR
- a CDS encoding M1 family metallopeptidase; translation: MLRRPLLLLLALLLTAPCATAQTPDTWAQHVEYTMDISLKADRHRVHGTQRLVYTNNSPDTLRRVYYHLYFNAFQPTSMMAERNRHLPDPDDRIVPRIFNLGPKEVGWHRIQSLTQDGTPVTFKIRDTVMEVKLAHPIPPGTSTTFRMRFRSQVPLQTRRSGRDNMEGIDYSMTQWYPKMAAYDERGWHADPYVGREFYAPYGTFNVDITLPACYTIGGTGVLQNPEAVGHGYGAGATTYRPEDCTAAPSDSLTWRFVAHNVHDFAWAADPDYIHKQLSDDNYTYHLLFQPGVEERWRRMEQWVPSLIQFFSQEIGPYPYPQFTVAQGGDGGMEYPMLNLITGRRGLRSLLGVTAHEAAHEWFYATMGSNEADYAWMDEGFTSYMDTEGVGHVMGLDNPSHRGSYLSVLFAQDLGLFERLSTPADWFQTNFGYGIAAYPGGAMLVNMMGYVISDSLRGAWLKHYYNESKFEHPDPYELEDYAEDVSGLRLDWYFEQFTNTTRTLDYALNDITQQPTGTGYEATLHLERRAPIAMPQDVKLTLADGSTQWVNVPLLIMHGHKPVPDDWIVTEPWPWVYPKRKVTVQVPARVTNAEIDPLQQTPDVNRLNNSYEFPLEARFLRGPQQSWDHYAVGYRPLALYASNFGFGGGMWSRGTYLFGQFRTDYMLTLWPQVLFSGGDEPNLIDPDNVASGSIDRGAWYTGIDYTMRASHPFEALGPRATATWASQKHLGLMENRYVVRKPLSGYLAEKDVLLTASLRHQWNPSDRVFGATSDVFIFDCVAPCIPPIRGERLSNPFGQTHNASARLNLRAEQAGDRVSALLEVGSELDGSGSATRLLLTGVQRKQWGRFTGTASLQFGLAPRSLISSKRFVLGGVPYEARWRSDVFRQTYAAAAEANDLAPRLVAFGPSGPVAYLRGSNRLQGAPTGRNLLAGRLALEAQPVRSVAPLRPLRLSAFAGLGSTWNDGAFLAGFAADDLLGDAGFGARYNLSQLGFMDRWTAQSDVLSGLDLVAKFPLWASDPGLIAPNQDEWAFRWLVGFSL
- a CDS encoding YqgE/AlgH family protein, giving the protein MASDAAALAPGTLLLAAPVLQDPNFRRTVVLLCEHNPNGTFGLTLNRPLDATLSDVIEGFFVNDPTIYLGGPVQRDTLHYVHRRAEAIPDGIPLTDTVHWGGDFEAVQAEIQRDDAATEDLRFFLGYAGWSPGQLASELEEHAWVVVPEAADLIFETPPDRLWSAAMRRKGGEHALWANFPDNPRMN